A genomic stretch from Chloroflexota bacterium includes:
- a CDS encoding ABC transporter permease — MSWGRTLRLVWFVTWFNVRMLLVSEFFILNAFIAPLIFATLAFFLFQSGGGTAGHTLLYVALGAGMMGVWSTTIFGCGGAIAWQRWEGTLELLVNAPTRYDFILVGQTFGAVVFGFYGIVATLAWGVILFGMPIQASYPLILPLSLLAAIVSLASLGMLIATTFVLYRHANALSNMLEYPIWLIAGLLVPVATLPFWVQPISWLLAPTWGMEAIRGAAIGTAPPILAILMCFVLAVVYYVAARVTLVFVLAKARRDATLSLQ, encoded by the coding sequence ATGAGCTGGGGGCGAACGCTGCGCTTGGTCTGGTTCGTCACATGGTTCAACGTGCGGATGCTGCTGGTCAGCGAGTTCTTCATCCTGAACGCGTTCATCGCGCCGCTCATCTTCGCCACGCTTGCCTTCTTCCTGTTCCAGTCGGGCGGCGGAACGGCCGGACACACGCTCCTGTATGTGGCACTCGGCGCGGGGATGATGGGTGTCTGGAGCACTACCATCTTCGGCTGCGGCGGTGCCATCGCCTGGCAACGCTGGGAGGGGACACTCGAGCTCCTGGTCAACGCTCCCACGCGCTACGACTTCATCCTGGTCGGCCAGACCTTCGGGGCGGTGGTGTTCGGGTTCTACGGGATCGTGGCCACCCTCGCCTGGGGGGTCATCCTGTTCGGGATGCCGATTCAGGCGAGCTATCCGCTGATCCTGCCGCTGTCGCTGCTGGCGGCGATCGTCTCGCTCGCCTCGCTGGGCATGCTCATCGCCACCACGTTCGTCCTGTACCGGCACGCCAATGCGCTCAGCAACATGCTCGAGTACCCGATCTGGCTCATTGCCGGCCTCCTCGTGCCGGTCGCAACGCTCCCGTTCTGGGTCCAGCCGATCAGCTGGCTGCTGGCGCCGACCTGGGGGATGGAGGCGATCCGCGGGGCCGCGATCGGTACGGCACCGCCGATCCTGGCCATCCTGATGTGCTTCGTCCTGGCCGTCGTCTACTACGTCGCCGCCCGCGTCACGCTCGTCTTCGTGCTGGCCAAGGCCAGGCGCGACGCAACCCTTTCGCTGCAATGA
- a CDS encoding ABC transporter ATP-binding protein, translated as MHDAAGDVPAIEAIDLVRTYRTHTGVMRRRPMTVEAVRGISFAVRPGELFGLLGPNGAGKTTTIKMLITLLLPTSGTASVMGFDVVRDTTAVRQRIGYVFGGDRGLYDRVSGLDNLRYFAELYGVEPSEQKGRIAALLELVGLTGRENEKVEGYSRGMRQRLHIARGLLHDPEVIFMDEPSIGLDPVGARELRQTVRSLVDAGKTVLLTTHYMFEADALCDRIAVINAGRIVALGTGADLKDAIAEWTIVEIETFGVTDEAIDRLRRDDDVSAVNVEERDQSQILLVQSDRGAHITQRLLSLLGDTRVGKVVAREPTLEDAYVHLIATTGDDDARAARAASVQVG; from the coding sequence ATGCACGACGCGGCGGGTGACGTTCCGGCCATTGAGGCGATTGACCTGGTGCGCACCTACCGGACTCATACCGGGGTCATGCGCCGCAGGCCGATGACGGTCGAGGCGGTGCGGGGCATCAGCTTCGCGGTACGGCCTGGCGAGCTGTTCGGCCTGCTGGGGCCGAACGGAGCCGGCAAGACGACGACGATCAAGATGCTGATCACGCTCTTGTTGCCGACCTCAGGCACAGCAAGCGTGATGGGCTTCGACGTCGTGCGCGATACGACCGCCGTGCGCCAGCGCATCGGCTACGTCTTCGGCGGGGACCGCGGGCTGTACGACCGGGTCAGCGGACTCGACAACCTGCGCTACTTCGCGGAGCTATACGGAGTCGAGCCGTCGGAACAGAAGGGCCGGATCGCCGCCCTGCTGGAGCTCGTCGGGCTGACGGGACGCGAGAACGAGAAGGTGGAGGGCTACAGCCGCGGCATGCGCCAACGCCTCCACATCGCGCGCGGGCTCTTGCACGACCCGGAGGTGATCTTCATGGACGAGCCCTCGATCGGCCTTGATCCGGTGGGGGCGCGTGAGCTGCGGCAGACCGTGAGGTCGCTCGTCGACGCCGGCAAGACCGTGCTCCTGACCACCCATTACATGTTCGAGGCCGATGCCCTCTGCGATCGAATCGCGGTGATCAACGCCGGCCGCATCGTCGCGCTCGGGACGGGCGCGGACCTGAAGGACGCGATCGCCGAGTGGACCATCGTCGAGATCGAGACCTTCGGCGTGACCGACGAGGCGATCGACCGCCTGCGCCGCGACGACGACGTCAGCGCCGTCAACGTGGAGGAGCGCGACCAGAGCCAGATCCTCCTCGTCCAGAGCGACCGTGGCGCCCACATCACCCAGCGCCTCCTCTCGCTCCTCGGCGACACGCGGGTGGGGAAGGTGGTCGCCCGCGAGCCGACCCTCGAGGATGCCTATGTTCATCTCATCGCCACCACCGGCGACGACGACGCGCGGGCGGCGCGGGCCGCGTCTGTTCAGGTGGGTTAG
- a CDS encoding Fur family transcriptional regulator produces the protein MSSATPLPEPWASVRQRLRERGLRWTPQRRAVVEALAGSDGHITGTELIERCRAIDPATIPSTVYRTLDVLEELGLVQHGHGADGREEFHVGPEGVHGHLHCATCGGRWEIRAGAARAIIDGLRSSDGFEVDLSHVTVVGRCADCAAAAAAGT, from the coding sequence ATGTCCAGTGCCACGCCCCTTCCCGAACCCTGGGCCAGCGTTCGTCAACGGCTCCGTGAGCGCGGGTTGCGCTGGACCCCTCAGCGGCGCGCCGTGGTCGAGGCGCTGGCGGGGAGCGATGGGCACATCACTGGGACCGAGCTGATCGAACGCTGCCGTGCAATCGATCCGGCCACTATCCCGTCGACCGTGTATCGCACGCTGGATGTGCTCGAGGAGCTCGGCCTGGTGCAGCACGGGCATGGTGCCGACGGGCGGGAAGAGTTTCACGTTGGACCCGAAGGGGTGCACGGCCACCTGCATTGCGCCACCTGCGGGGGCCGCTGGGAGATTCGAGCCGGCGCCGCGCGGGCGATCATCGACGGCCTGCGCTCATCCGACGGGTTCGAGGTCGACCTCTCGCACGTGACCGTGGTCGGCCGATGTGCCGACTGTGCAGCGGCTGCCGCGGCTGGCACGTGA
- a CDS encoding rhomboid family intramembrane serine protease, whose product MFPIGDENLPGRGLAWVTAGLIAINVAVFIFLQEASADNSFTYGWSSIAREITTGVDLTDAVPVVIGGTEYLIPQAPGPDPIYLTLLSSMFMHGSWLHLGGNMLFLWIFGDNVEHRGGRFLYLVAYLAAGLVGSLAQILSDTTSQIPSLGASGAISGVLGAYLVLFPRNRVTAFVFRFLVQIPALAAIGMWIALQVISSLADPTGAGGVAYMAHIGGFTAGVLAGLLLRARPDRGSGPATAAFS is encoded by the coding sequence ATGTTTCCGATCGGTGACGAGAACCTCCCCGGCAGAGGGCTGGCATGGGTCACGGCCGGCCTGATCGCGATCAACGTCGCGGTCTTCATCTTCCTGCAGGAAGCAAGCGCGGATAACTCGTTCACCTACGGCTGGAGCTCGATCGCGCGAGAGATCACCACCGGCGTCGACCTGACCGATGCTGTGCCGGTGGTGATCGGCGGGACCGAGTACCTCATCCCCCAGGCGCCCGGCCCGGATCCGATCTACCTGACGCTCCTGTCGAGCATGTTCATGCACGGCAGCTGGCTCCATCTTGGCGGCAACATGCTCTTCCTCTGGATCTTCGGCGACAACGTCGAGCATCGCGGCGGCCGCTTCCTCTACCTGGTGGCCTACCTGGCTGCCGGCCTCGTGGGCTCGCTCGCGCAGATCCTGAGCGACACCACGTCGCAGATCCCGTCGCTCGGGGCATCGGGCGCCATCTCCGGCGTGCTGGGTGCGTACCTGGTTCTCTTTCCGCGGAACCGCGTGACCGCATTCGTGTTCCGCTTCCTGGTGCAGATCCCGGCGCTGGCGGCCATCGGGATGTGGATCGCGCTGCAGGTGATCTCGAGCCTCGCCGATCCGACGGGGGCGGGTGGGGTGGCCTACATGGCGCACATCGGCGGCTTTACGGCCGGTGTCCTGGCCGGTCTCCTGTTGCGGGCGCGGCCCGATCGCGGTTCTGGTCCCGCCACCGCCGCGTTCTCGTGA
- a CDS encoding alpha/beta hydrolase: MTFRRLILGLLGVLLVAGLAYTTYVGYEGSRQLVEGGGSHRDCRTPDQLFGWTYEAINYDSADDALLATRNTDQKNCTYTGTLAGDEVVTEDGIRLAGWYIPSADGAGPTAPTVVLVHGFGATKTGILEYGEGLHGAFNLVAFDMRNTHRSSGDQTTAGVLEQKDLRAMIDWLERTKHPTNIGVLGNSMGAATAVAEVVDDPRVEALALDSMHTRMRYQVEQRLQHAGHPAYPGTWAVFLAAQLRFGIDLGSVDAQDAIPELTRLPVLLSHGTADTEDLPARTQAFHDDALAAGVEIELHWCEGAGHNTPAGMPVWVCRDDFSAWMLNFFSRTLVDG, encoded by the coding sequence ATGACATTCCGGAGGCTGATCCTGGGCCTGCTCGGGGTGTTGCTCGTCGCGGGGCTTGCCTACACCACGTACGTGGGCTACGAGGGCTCGCGCCAGTTGGTGGAGGGGGGTGGCAGCCACCGGGATTGCCGGACGCCCGACCAGCTGTTCGGGTGGACGTACGAAGCGATCAACTACGACAGCGCCGATGACGCGCTCCTGGCGACGCGCAACACCGATCAGAAGAACTGCACCTACACCGGCACGCTTGCCGGCGACGAGGTCGTCACCGAAGACGGGATCCGCCTCGCCGGCTGGTACATCCCCTCGGCCGATGGAGCGGGTCCGACGGCGCCGACGGTGGTCCTGGTGCACGGCTTCGGGGCAACCAAGACCGGCATCCTCGAGTACGGCGAAGGGCTGCACGGAGCCTTCAACCTGGTCGCCTTCGACATGCGCAACACCCACCGCAGCAGCGGCGACCAGACCACTGCCGGCGTCCTCGAGCAGAAGGACCTGCGCGCGATGATCGACTGGCTGGAGCGGACCAAGCATCCAACCAACATCGGGGTGCTCGGCAACTCGATGGGCGCCGCCACCGCCGTCGCCGAGGTGGTAGACGACCCACGGGTCGAGGCGCTGGCGCTCGACTCGATGCACACCCGGATGCGCTACCAGGTCGAGCAGCGGCTGCAGCACGCCGGCCACCCGGCCTACCCAGGCACCTGGGCGGTCTTCCTGGCTGCACAGCTCCGCTTCGGCATCGACCTCGGCTCGGTGGATGCCCAGGACGCGATCCCGGAGCTGACCCGGCTGCCTGTCCTGCTGTCGCACGGGACCGCGGACACCGAGGATCTGCCGGCGCGCACGCAGGCCTTCCACGACGATGCCCTTGCGGCGGGAGTGGAGATCGAGCTGCACTGGTGCGAGGGGGCGGGCCACAACACTCCGGCCGGCATGCCCGTCTGGGTGTGCCGCGACGACTTTTCGGCCTGGATGCTGAACTTCTTCAGCCGCACCCTCGTCGACGGCTAG
- a CDS encoding oxygenase MpaB family protein, with translation MSGIADRGLFGPDSISWRIDREVLVLAGGSCALLMQLAHPAVAAGVAEHSDFRADPFARLRRTLAATHAVVFGTTPRAERAIRRMNAIHASVAGAVPETGEPYSALDPALLLWVHATLVDTAIRVYDRFVAPLSADEAEAYHAEAREIAIRLGASDASLPGTLIDLRAEMDRLIHGGEVRVTATAHSLASAVLYPTRFPPRPVWDLAHLVSLSVLPPTIRRGYGITWSRRRDRGVERLASASRLLLPLVPDLLRHVPAARSAARRLTRAGAPR, from the coding sequence GTGAGCGGCATCGCCGATCGCGGGCTGTTCGGCCCCGACAGCATCTCCTGGCGGATCGATCGCGAGGTCCTGGTCCTGGCAGGTGGCAGCTGCGCTCTCCTGATGCAGCTCGCTCACCCAGCCGTTGCCGCGGGGGTCGCCGAGCACTCCGACTTTCGAGCCGATCCGTTTGCGCGGCTGCGCCGCACCCTCGCGGCGACGCACGCGGTCGTCTTCGGGACCACGCCGCGCGCCGAGCGCGCGATCCGACGCATGAACGCCATTCATGCATCGGTCGCCGGAGCCGTGCCCGAGACGGGGGAGCCCTACTCGGCGCTCGATCCGGCGCTGCTGCTGTGGGTGCACGCCACGCTCGTGGACACGGCCATCCGTGTCTATGACCGCTTCGTGGCGCCTCTCTCGGCGGACGAGGCGGAGGCCTATCACGCCGAGGCGCGCGAGATCGCCATCCGCCTCGGCGCCTCCGACGCGTCGCTTCCGGGGACGCTGATCGACCTGCGCGCTGAGATGGACCGATTGATCCACGGCGGCGAGGTCAGGGTGACCGCCACCGCTCACAGCCTCGCATCCGCGGTGCTCTACCCGACCCGCTTCCCGCCGCGCCCAGTGTGGGATCTCGCCCACCTCGTCTCGCTCTCGGTGCTGCCGCCCACCATTCGGCGCGGGTACGGCATCACCTGGTCGCGGCGCCGCGATCGCGGGGTCGAGCGGCTCGCATCCGCCAGCAGGCTGCTGCTGCCGTTGGTGCCGGATCTGCTCCGCCATGTCCCTGCGGCCCGATCCGCCGCCCGGCGGCTGACCCGCGCCGGCGCCCCACGGTGA
- a CDS encoding DUF6220 domain-containing protein, with translation MVSGARWLFLALVWIYLAGILVQVFLAGTGLFGVAMDFEPHIGLGWILHLVPVLLLIAAAIGRVGRKMLWWTTALLLVQFIQPILPSVRADLPWAAALHPVLALIIFWLAFTIGLKAWHLVREPAPTLAQQQP, from the coding sequence ATGGTGTCCGGAGCCCGTTGGCTGTTCCTCGCGCTGGTCTGGATCTACCTGGCCGGAATCCTGGTGCAGGTCTTCCTGGCGGGGACCGGCCTGTTCGGGGTCGCGATGGATTTCGAGCCCCACATCGGCCTGGGATGGATCCTGCACCTCGTACCGGTCCTGTTGCTGATCGCGGCCGCGATCGGTCGGGTCGGGCGGAAGATGCTGTGGTGGACCACCGCGCTCTTGCTGGTCCAGTTCATCCAGCCGATCCTGCCCAGCGTGCGCGCCGACCTGCCGTGGGCAGCCGCGCTGCACCCGGTCCTGGCGCTCATCATCTTCTGGCTGGCGTTCACGATCGGCCTCAAGGCCTGGCACCTGGTGCGAGAGCCGGCGCCGACCCTGGCCCAGCAGCAACCGTAG
- a CDS encoding tryptophanase, translated as MEQWKTIIEPFRIKSVEPIRMTSLEERERHLREAGYNLFNLHAADVIIDLLTDSGTGAMSAEQWAGIQRGDESYAGSPSWFRFLESVQSLFPFKHVIPTHQGRAAEKILFSVIGGPGKAIPSNTHFDTTRANVEFSGAEAVDFVIEEGRHPSVIHPFKGNMDLDALDAFIRDHGVATIPVVMVTVTNNSGGGQPVSLENLRGVREICDRYHLPLFLDACRFAENAWFIKQREAGQADRSIPDIVREMASLADGMTMSAKKDAIANIGGWLALNDDGWADAARNLLILTEGFPTYGGLAGRDLEAIAQGLREVVDEDYLRYRIRSTAYLGEALVESGIPCVQPIGGHAVYLDAAALLPHIPPLQYPGQALAIALYREGGIRGCEIGTVMFGMHPDGTETPGPMELVRLAIPRRVYTQSHIDYVIEVVRSVAADAAELRGYRIAEQPAQLRHFTARFEPV; from the coding sequence GTGGAGCAGTGGAAGACGATCATCGAGCCGTTCCGGATCAAGAGCGTCGAACCGATCCGCATGACCTCCCTCGAAGAGCGCGAGCGGCACCTCCGCGAGGCCGGGTACAACCTCTTCAACCTGCACGCGGCGGACGTGATCATCGACCTGCTGACCGACTCGGGCACAGGAGCCATGTCGGCCGAGCAGTGGGCGGGGATCCAGCGCGGCGACGAGTCATACGCCGGCTCACCGTCCTGGTTCCGCTTCCTCGAGAGCGTCCAGAGCCTCTTCCCGTTCAAGCACGTCATCCCCACCCACCAGGGCCGCGCCGCGGAGAAGATCCTCTTCTCCGTCATCGGGGGCCCCGGCAAGGCGATCCCCAGCAACACGCACTTTGATACGACACGGGCAAACGTGGAGTTCAGCGGCGCTGAGGCAGTCGACTTCGTGATCGAGGAGGGGCGTCACCCATCGGTCATCCATCCGTTCAAGGGGAACATGGACCTCGACGCCCTGGACGCATTCATCCGCGACCATGGGGTCGCGACCATCCCCGTGGTGATGGTCACCGTCACCAACAACTCGGGCGGCGGGCAGCCGGTCAGCCTCGAGAACCTGCGCGGAGTGCGCGAGATCTGCGACCGATACCACCTGCCACTCTTTCTCGACGCCTGCCGCTTCGCCGAGAACGCCTGGTTCATCAAGCAGCGCGAGGCCGGACAGGCGGACCGATCGATCCCCGACATCGTGCGCGAGATGGCATCCCTGGCCGACGGGATGACGATGTCGGCCAAGAAGGACGCGATCGCGAACATCGGCGGCTGGCTGGCGCTCAACGACGACGGATGGGCCGATGCCGCGCGCAACCTGCTGATCCTGACCGAGGGATTTCCCACGTACGGCGGCCTGGCGGGCCGCGACCTGGAGGCGATCGCGCAGGGGCTGCGCGAGGTGGTGGACGAGGACTACCTGCGCTACCGCATCCGCTCGACGGCCTACCTCGGCGAGGCGCTGGTCGAATCCGGCATCCCGTGCGTGCAGCCGATCGGGGGCCACGCCGTCTACCTGGACGCAGCGGCGCTGCTGCCGCATATCCCTCCGCTGCAGTACCCCGGCCAGGCGCTGGCGATCGCCCTCTACCGAGAAGGTGGAATCCGCGGCTGCGAGATCGGCACGGTGATGTTCGGGATGCACCCCGACGGGACCGAGACCCCCGGACCGATGGAGCTGGTGCGCCTCGCCATCCCACGTCGGGTCTACACCCAGTCGCACATCGACTACGTGATCGAGGTCGTCCGCTCCGTCGCCGCGGACGCCGCCGAGCTGCGCGGCTATCGGATCGCCGAGCAGCCTGCCCAGCTCCGCCATTTCACCGCCCGGTTCGAGCCCGTCTAG
- a CDS encoding ABC transporter permease translates to MTALTTPISRIAPGTLRSAWRVFWYGGRMSYGMLFNWARPSIYIPTVIGGPTFQLFFFAALGSYATDRSPAYFAIGNAVQVSALAGVFGMTMAIANERWFGTLPALLATPANRAAVFAGRFMPFIMNGLLVSLYAFGLGVVFLGVRLAPGSILVAGLALLVTVFSCTAIGALQGAISLRLRDGLFGANLVTMAILLFCGVNIPLNELPGWMQVVGNLLPFTHGVEAVRQAADGAGLGQVGWLIGIEALVGVAYAASAFALFVVLERSARRNATLDVR, encoded by the coding sequence ATGACCGCGCTGACGACGCCGATCTCGCGCATCGCACCCGGGACGCTCCGATCGGCATGGCGCGTCTTCTGGTACGGCGGGCGGATGAGCTACGGGATGCTCTTCAACTGGGCTCGCCCGTCGATCTACATCCCCACCGTGATCGGCGGCCCGACCTTCCAACTCTTCTTCTTCGCCGCGCTGGGCTCCTACGCCACCGACCGGTCGCCGGCGTACTTTGCGATCGGCAACGCGGTCCAGGTGTCGGCGCTGGCAGGCGTGTTCGGTATGACGATGGCGATCGCCAACGAGCGCTGGTTCGGGACGCTCCCCGCCCTGCTCGCCACGCCCGCCAACCGAGCGGCAGTCTTCGCCGGTCGCTTCATGCCGTTCATCATGAATGGCCTGCTGGTGTCGCTGTATGCCTTTGGACTGGGGGTCGTCTTCCTTGGCGTGCGGCTCGCGCCCGGATCCATCCTCGTGGCGGGGCTCGCATTGCTGGTGACCGTCTTCTCGTGCACCGCCATCGGCGCGCTGCAGGGCGCAATCTCGCTCCGTCTGCGCGACGGCCTGTTCGGCGCCAACCTGGTCACCATGGCGATCCTGCTCTTCTGCGGGGTGAACATCCCGCTGAACGAGCTGCCGGGCTGGATGCAGGTGGTCGGCAACCTCCTGCCCTTCACCCACGGCGTCGAGGCCGTCCGCCAGGCGGCGGATGGAGCAGGACTCGGTCAGGTCGGCTGGCTAATCGGCATCGAGGCGCTGGTCGGGGTCGCCTACGCCGCGTCCGCCTTTGCGCTCTTCGTCGTTCTCGAGCGGTCAGCGCGGCGCAACGCCACGCTGGACGTGCGATAG
- a CDS encoding arginase family protein, which translates to MSDTTFLGLPAMGAEQAGGEQPRVAILGIPFGVPYPSPGHTAGCADAPQAIRARSRRLANFADHHDFDLDAPMLVGSPPLHIMDAGDVDGTAGDGAGNATRAESAVRSLLASGAIPIVLGGDDSVPIPVLRAYAGGNRLTVLQVDAHLDFRDEVAGVRDGYSSTMRRAAEMDHVGRIVQVGLRGVGSARTSDVAAARAAGNLLVTARELRARGAEWLLGELPLGAPLFIVFDLDGLDPSVAPAVSGASPGGLSYDEAADLIGGVAERCTVVGAAFTELVPALDVNGISALVVVRMVMRLLAGLDRNR; encoded by the coding sequence GTGAGCGACACGACCTTCCTGGGCCTGCCCGCCATGGGAGCCGAGCAGGCTGGCGGCGAACAGCCTAGGGTCGCGATCCTGGGGATCCCGTTCGGGGTGCCGTACCCGTCGCCTGGCCACACGGCCGGCTGCGCCGATGCACCGCAGGCCATCCGCGCTCGTTCCCGGCGCCTCGCCAACTTCGCCGATCACCACGACTTCGACCTCGATGCGCCGATGCTGGTCGGATCGCCTCCGCTGCACATCATGGATGCGGGCGACGTGGATGGCACGGCAGGGGACGGGGCGGGCAACGCGACGCGCGCCGAGTCAGCGGTTCGATCGCTGTTGGCGTCAGGCGCGATCCCGATCGTGCTGGGTGGCGACGATTCCGTCCCGATCCCGGTCCTGCGTGCCTACGCCGGCGGCAACCGACTCACCGTGCTGCAGGTTGATGCGCACCTCGACTTTCGCGACGAGGTCGCCGGCGTGCGGGACGGCTACTCCTCGACGATGCGCCGTGCGGCCGAGATGGACCACGTGGGACGGATCGTGCAGGTCGGGCTGCGCGGAGTCGGCAGCGCCCGCACCTCGGACGTGGCCGCTGCGCGCGCTGCCGGGAACCTGCTCGTCACCGCCCGCGAGCTGCGCGCGCGGGGGGCGGAATGGCTGCTCGGGGAGCTGCCGCTCGGCGCGCCGCTCTTCATCGTCTTCGACCTCGACGGACTCGATCCCTCGGTTGCGCCGGCGGTGAGTGGGGCCTCGCCCGGTGGACTCTCCTACGACGAAGCGGCGGACCTGATCGGCGGCGTGGCGGAACGCTGCACTGTCGTTGGCGCAGCCTTCACCGAGCTTGTGCCGGCGCTCGACGTCAACGGGATATCGGCCCTGGTGGTGGTGAGGATGGTGATGCGCCTGCTCGCCGGCCTCGACCGCAACCGGTGA
- the corA gene encoding magnesium/cobalt transporter CorA — protein MNTTSNRTCLARLPGGELQELSAKDFDSIDGLRKKPEHVVWLDIASPTPDDLKLLREEFSVHPLALEDLEKRRQRPKIDTYGEQQMIVTYEVLESTDADRFLDLGELHFFAGPGYLVSVRWQSSPAIEEVERRFRERPDAVARTPGSLLYAILDAAVDGFFPLLDRLADKIEDLEERILAGGRTGDTLRIILGLKRELLELRRTISPQRDVANALLRRDLPLVDDASAPYFQDLYDHLIRVLDQLDLQRDLLASALEANLSVTSNNLNAVMKRLTAFTVILMVPTLIAGIYGMNFDFMPELSWPIGYPFALGVMAVAMVGAGIFFRRKDWF, from the coding sequence ATGAACACGACGTCGAACCGCACCTGCCTGGCGCGACTCCCCGGCGGCGAGCTGCAGGAGCTGAGCGCCAAGGACTTCGACAGCATCGATGGCCTGCGGAAGAAGCCCGAGCATGTCGTCTGGCTCGACATCGCGTCACCGACCCCCGATGACCTGAAGCTGCTCCGCGAGGAGTTCTCCGTCCATCCGCTGGCCCTGGAGGACCTCGAGAAGCGCAGGCAGCGCCCGAAGATCGACACCTACGGCGAGCAGCAGATGATCGTGACCTACGAGGTCCTCGAGTCGACCGATGCCGATCGCTTTCTCGACCTTGGTGAGCTCCACTTCTTCGCGGGACCTGGCTACCTCGTCAGTGTCCGATGGCAGTCGTCGCCGGCCATCGAGGAGGTCGAGCGGCGCTTCCGGGAGCGGCCGGACGCCGTCGCCCGGACGCCGGGCTCGCTGCTGTACGCCATCCTCGATGCCGCCGTCGATGGCTTCTTTCCCCTTCTGGATCGACTCGCCGACAAGATCGAGGATCTGGAGGAGCGAATCCTGGCGGGGGGACGGACCGGCGACACGCTGCGCATCATCCTGGGTCTGAAGCGCGAGCTGCTCGAGCTGCGGCGCACCATCTCTCCACAGCGCGACGTGGCCAACGCGCTGCTGCGGCGGGACCTGCCCCTGGTCGACGATGCGTCGGCTCCGTACTTTCAGGACCTGTACGACCACCTCATCCGGGTGCTCGACCAGCTCGACCTGCAGCGTGACCTGCTGGCATCGGCGCTGGAGGCCAACCTCTCGGTCACCAGCAACAACCTCAATGCCGTGATGAAGCGACTCACCGCCTTTACCGTGATCCTCATGGTCCCGACCCTCATCGCCGGCATCTACGGCATGAACTTCGACTTCATGCCCGAGCTGAGCTGGCCCATCGGCTATCCCTTCGCGCTGGGAGTGATGGCGGTCGCCATGGTCGGCGCTGGCATCTTCTTCAGGCGCAAGGACTGGTTCTGA
- a CDS encoding molybdopterin-dependent oxidoreductase, with protein sequence MSTATLDRLLAILIGAQVVTGLVTLRAGSPTAAPLFVVHGLLGGALAAAVVVKLRRSLPRAIAAGRWGAIAISLALFVAVALALAGGFGWVASGRIVSIGPWTILTFHVLVGLAVVPIAIAHLLPRRWRVLRPIWRRARPAAEERVVRARVLSRRAALQVVAMAGIGALAWAASNALDALAGGLRRFTGSRWLPSGGVPPATTFFGEGTAAIDASTWRLAVRGLVAAPLDLSLANLRSLGEVEREAVLDCTSGWALRTTWRGVPLDAVLYAAGVSGRATRVVIRSVTGWYAELPLGEARAALLATAVAGTPLPHGNGAPCRLVAPDRRGLEWVKWVSQVEAR encoded by the coding sequence ATGAGCACGGCCACGCTGGACCGGCTGCTCGCCATCCTGATCGGCGCTCAGGTCGTCACCGGTCTCGTCACGCTTCGCGCGGGATCGCCGACCGCAGCTCCGCTATTCGTGGTCCACGGCCTCCTCGGCGGGGCGCTCGCCGCCGCGGTCGTCGTCAAGCTGCGGCGCAGCCTTCCACGAGCGATCGCGGCCGGGCGGTGGGGCGCGATCGCCATCTCTCTGGCCCTCTTCGTCGCCGTCGCGCTGGCGCTGGCTGGAGGCTTTGGCTGGGTCGCCTCGGGAAGGATCGTGTCGATCGGCCCGTGGACGATCCTGACCTTCCACGTCCTGGTCGGGCTGGCAGTCGTCCCGATCGCGATCGCGCATCTCCTTCCGCGGCGCTGGCGCGTATTGCGGCCGATCTGGCGCCGCGCACGGCCCGCCGCTGAGGAACGCGTGGTGCGCGCCAGGGTCCTGTCGCGGCGCGCAGCGCTGCAGGTGGTGGCGATGGCAGGGATCGGGGCGCTCGCCTGGGCGGCCAGCAATGCACTCGATGCGCTGGCGGGCGGGCTGCGCCGATTCACGGGATCGCGGTGGCTGCCCTCCGGCGGCGTTCCGCCGGCGACCACCTTCTTCGGCGAGGGAACGGCGGCGATCGACGCCTCGACCTGGCGCCTGGCCGTTCGCGGCCTTGTAGCCGCTCCCCTCGATCTGTCACTCGCGAACCTCCGATCGCTGGGGGAGGTCGAGCGCGAGGCGGTCCTGGATTGCACGTCGGGATGGGCGCTGCGCACGACCTGGCGAGGTGTGCCGCTCGACGCTGTCCTGTACGCGGCCGGGGTGAGCGGGCGCGCGACGCGCGTGGTGATCCGATCGGTCACCGGCTGGTACGCGGAGCTTCCGCTCGGAGAGGCGCGCGCGGCGCTGCTCGCCACCGCCGTGGCCGGCACGCCGCTGCCACACGGCAATGGAGCCCCGTGCCGACTGGTGGCTCCGGATCGACGCGGGCTGGAGTGGGTGAAGTGGGTCAGCCAGGTCGAGGCGCGCTGA